The bacterium nucleotide sequence GAGGTCGCCAGCTTGTCCATATCCGCCTGGGTCTTGGCCTCCACGGCGATCGAAATGACCGGCTCCGGGAAATCGATCGTCTCGAGCAGGATCGGATTCTGCGGATGACAGAGCGTCTGGCCTGTGGCAACACCCTTCAGCCCCACCACGGCAGCGATATCACCGGCGGCCACCTCGGGGATCTCTTCCCGCTTGTTCGCATGCATCTGGAGAAGGCGCCCGATGCGCTCCTTCTTGCCCGTAGCCGCATTCAGGATCTGGTCGCCGGTCTTCGCCCGCCCGGAGTAGACGCGGATATAGGTCAGATGCCCGACGTGCTTGTCGTTGGCGATCTTGAACGCCAGGGCCGAGAAAGGCTCGGTCAGATCGGCGTTGCGGGTGACCTTCTTGTCCTTGCCGGGGAGCGATCCCTCGACCGGCGGTACATCCAAGGGGGACGGGAGCAGATCGATTGCGGCATCGAGGAGGGGCTGCACGCCTTTGTTCCGGAATGACGAGCCGCAGAGCACCGGCACGATCCGAAGCGAAAGAGTGGCCTCGCGCAGGGCCTTGACGATGGATTCGACCGGAATCTCGGCACCGTCCAGATAGCGGGCCATCAGGTCGTCGTCCACGTCCGCCGCCGCCTCGATCACCTTCTCGCGATGATCGGCGGCATCGGATTGCAGCTCCTCGGGAATCGGCTCCTCGTGGAAGGTGGCTCCGAGTTCCGTGCCGTCCCAGACCAGAGCCTTCTCGCGGACCAGATCGACCACGCCGCGGAAACCGTCTGCCTCGCCGATCGGCAGCTGAATGGCGATCGGGTTGGCGCCGAGGCGCTCGCGAATCATTTCCAACACGCGGGTGTAATCCGCACCGACGCGATCCATCTTGTTCACGAAGGCGATCCGCGGCACGCCGTAGCGATCCGCCTGGCGCCAGACCGTCTCCGATTGCGGCTCGACGCCACCAACGCCACAGAACACCGCGACCGCACCATCGAGGACGCGCAGCGAGCGCTCGACCTCGACCGTGAAATCCACGTGGCCCGGTGTGTCGATGATGTTGATGCGGTGATCCTTCCAGAAGCAGGTCGTGGCCGCCGAGGTGATCGTGATCCCCCGTTCTTGCTCCTGCTCCATCCAGTCCATCGTGGCGGCGCCATCGTGGACTTCGCCCATCTTGTAGTTCACACCCGTGTAGTAGAGGATGCGCTCAGTCGTCGTCGTCTTCCCGGCATCGATATGCGCCATGATGCCGAGATTGCGCGTGCGCTCTAGAGGTGTGGTGGTCCGGGTCATGTTTCGACTCGCGCTACTGCGCTTTGCGCCGTTTCCGGTGCGGAAGTTCCGCTTTTCGGCTCGCCTACCAGCGGTAGTGCGAGAAGGCCTTGTTGGCATCCGCCATTCGATGGGTGTCTTCGCGCCGCTTCACAGCTTCGCCCTGCTCATTGGCGGCATCGATCAGCTCGTTGGCGAGCTTGTCTTTCATGCTCTTGCCGCCGCGAGAGCGCGCTGAGCCGACCAGCCAGCGCATCGCGAGGGAAGTCGCCCGCTCCGGGCGAACTTCGATCGGCACCTGATACGTCGCGCCGCCGACCCGTCGAGATTTCACCTCGACGCGGGGCCGCACATTGTCGAGAGCACGGCGGAACATCGCCAACGGATCATTGCGGGTCTTCTGCTCGATCTCGTCGAAGGCACCGTAGAGAATGCGCTCTGCGGTGCTCTTCTTCCCATCGAGCATGATGATGTTCATGAAGCGCGTCACCATCTGATCCGCGTACTTCGGATCGGGCAAGACTTCGCGCTTGGGGACTTCTCGGCGTCGCGGCATGCGTTCCTCGAATGGGTCGCGGTGATGGGGAGATCCCGATCACCGCGTGTGTTCCTACTTGGGTCGTTTGGCGCCGTACTTGGAGCGGCTCTGGTTCCTGTCGGCCACACCGGTGGAATCCAGTGTTCCGCGCACGATGTGATAACGGACGCCGGGAAGATCCCTCACTCGTCCACCACGCACGAGCACGACCGAGTGCTCCTGGAGCGTATGACCGACCCCGGGGATGTAAGCGTTGATCTCGCGCCCGTTCGTCAGACGCACCCGAGCAACCTTGCGCAAGGCCGAGTTCGGCTTCTTGGGCGTGGCCGTGAAGACGCGGATGCAAACACCACGTCGCTGGGGACACGCCTGCAGGTCCGGAGCCTTCGAGAGCTTCGGTTTGCGGGAGCGGCCCTTGCGGATGAGCTGTTGTACGGTCGGCATTGAATCTCCGCATCTGCCGGGCGCCAGGCCCCGGATGCGTAGGGTTCGTTGGTCTGGAAGACGACTTCCTGGAAGTGCCAAAAAAAGACGGAGCGCCCCTTGCGGCGACACCCTCCGCCCGCGAGAAGACCGGAGCGGCACGCTCGGGAACTCTTCTCGCTGACGAGGCGGCCGTAGGTGGCATGCCCTCGCAGACCTGGAAACCGCAGCATCTTAACGGGCTTGCGGGCCCTGTCAACGCAGCGCTGACCCCGCTTCGAGGCCGATTGCGGGCCTGAAAACCCCCGCCAAAAAAATAAGGAAACGGCGCCTTGTACCCCAGGGGGACTACGCCGAGGGAGCGGTCTCTCCTTCCACCGGTGCCTCGGGTGCGAGGGTGACGGTATCGGCCGTCGACGTCTCGACCAGCCCGCCGACCGCGAGCGGCTCGGCTTCGTCCTCTTCCTGTCCCTCGACCTGGATCCCGATGTTCTTGTACCGCGACAGCCCGGTTCCGGCCGGAACCAGCCGACCCATGATCACGTTCTCCTTGAGCCCGTGCAGGTTGTCGGTCTTGCCCCAGATGGCCGCCTCCGTGAGCACCTTGGTCGTCTCCTGGAAGGAGGCTGCGGAAATGAACGACTCCGTCGAAAGCGACGCCTTGGTGATCCCCAGCAGCAGCGCCTCCGCCACCGCCAGCTCCTTGCCCTCGGCCTCCATCCGCTCGTTGGCCGCCGCGAAGGCGCGGCGCTCGACGTGCTCACCGACCAGGAAATCCGTGTCGCCCACATCCAGCACCCGAAGCTTGCGGGTCATCTGGCGGATGATGATCTCGATGTGCTTGTCGTTGATCTTCACACCCTGAAGGCGATAGACCTCCTGAACCTCATCGACCATCCACTTCGAGAGCTCCCGATCGCCTTCGATGCGCAGGATGTCATGGGGGTTCGGCGAACCGTCCATCAGCGGCTCGCCAGCGAGCACCCGGTCGGCTTCGTGCACGCTGATGTGCTTGCCCTTCGGGATCAGATACTCGCGGGCCTCGCCGCCATCCTCGGGGGTGACGATCACCCGCCGCTTGCCGCGCGAATCGGGCCCGAAGGAGACCAACCCGTCGATCTCCGTGACGATCGCGCATTCCTTCGGCTTGCGGGCCTCGAAGAGCTCGGCCACCCGCGGGAGGCCGCCGGTGATGTCCTTCGTCTTGCTCTTCTCGCGCGGAATCATGGCCACACTGTCGCCGGCAGCAAGCTCCTGCCCCTCGCTCACCGACACGTAGGCGCCCACCGGAAGCAGGGCCTGATAGGCCGTCTCGCCGTCCGCGCCCTTCACCGAAATGCGCGGCCGCATGTCGGGATCCTTCGATTCGGTGATCACCTTGGAGGAGAGCCCGGTGAACTCGTCCACCTGCTCTTGCATGGTGCTTCCCTCGACGATGTCGCCGAAGGCCACCGTGCCGTTGGCCTCGGTGAGAATGGGATTTGCGAATGGATCCCATTGGCAGAGGATCGTTCCCGCGCTGACCTTCTGGCCATCCTCGATCTGGAGATGAGCGCCGTAGACCACCGGGTAGCGCTCACGCTCCCGTCCGGAGACATCGAAGATCCCGATCTCGCCGTTGCGGTTCATGGCAATCAGGCGGCCATCCCGATCCCGCACCGTGCGCAGGTTCGAGAAACGGGCTTCACCTTCGCTGCCCGACTCGTGATGGCTCTGCTCCGCACGCCGCGTCGCCGCACCACCGATATGGAAGGTCCGCATCGTCAACTGTGTACCGGGCTCTCCAATCGACTGGGCCGCGATCACGCCGACGGCCTCGCCGAGGTTCACCATCTCACCGCGAGACAGATCCCGGCCGTAACACAGAACGCAGACGCCGCGCGGCACCCGACAGGTGAGCACCGAACGAATCATCACACGCTCGATCCCGGCGTCTTCGATGGTCTGAACCCGCTCCTCCGTGAGCTCCGACGATGCCGGAACGAGAACCTCGCCAGTCACCGGGTCGATCACGTCATTGAGTGTGACGCGCCCGAGAATGCGCTCGCCGATTCCCTCGATGATGTCACCACCCTCGACGAGCGGGTGCATCTCGATGCCGTGCTCGGTACCGCAATCTTCATCCCGGACGATCACGTCCTGGGCGACGTCGACCAGGCGACGCGTCAGATAGCCGGAGTTGGCCGTCTTGAGAGCCGTATCCGCCAGGCCCTTCCGGGCACCATGGGTGGAGATGAAGTACTGGGCCACCGAGAGCCCCTCGCGGAAGTTCGAGGTGATCGGGGTTTCGATGATCTCGCCAGAGGGTTTGGCCATCAGGCCCCGCATTCCGGCCAACTGCCGGATCTGCTGAGCGGAACCCCGGGCACCCGAGTCAGCCATCATGAAGATGGAATTGAAACTCGGAACGCGGACGTCCTCTCCTTCGGAATCCTTCACCGAATCGAGGCCCAGGTTTTCGAGCAGCTGGCCCGCGATCTTCTCGGTCGCTTCGGCCCAGATATCGATCACCTTGTTGTAACGCTCTCCGTCGCTGATCAGACCGTCGAGGTACTGGCTCTCGACCTCGCGCACTTCACCTTCCGCATCGTCGATGAAGCGCTCCTTGTCCGGCGGTACAGTCATATCGTCGACGCAGATCGAGATGCCGGCCTTCGTCGCGTTGGTGTAGCCGAGAGTTCGCAGACGATCCGCCAGGAGCACGGTGGCCTTGTTGCCAAGCCGCCGATAGGCCTGGTCGATCAACTCGCCCAGGGCCTTCTTGTCCATCACCTGGTTGATGATGGAGTAGGGAATGTCGTCTGGAACGATTTCCTTGAGGAGGATGCGGCCAGTCGTCGTCTCGACGACCTCGCCCTCGAGACGAACCTTGATACCCGCATGGATATCGAGTTCGCCCGCATCGTAGGCGACACGCACCTCGTCGGAACTCGAGAAGACCAGTCCTTCGCCGAGCACACCCGGCCGCTCGCGAGTCATGTAGTAGCACCCGAGCACGATGTCCTGGGAGGGATCGATGATCGGGCGGCCAGTCGCGGGGCTGAGGATGTTATTCGTCGACATCATCAAGACCCGGGCCTCGATCTGGGCCTCGACCGAGAGCGGCACGTGGACCGCCATCTGGTCGCCGTCGAAATCCGCGTTGAAGGCCTTGCAGACGAGGGGATGGAGCTGGATGGCCTTGCCATCGATCAGCACCGGCTCGAAGGCCTGCATGCCGAGGCGATGCAGGGTAGGCGCCCGGTTGAGGATCACCGGATGCTCCTGGATCACCTCCGCCAGGATGTCCCAGACCTCATCCCGCTCGCGCTCCACCATCTTCTTGGCAGCCTTGATGGTGGTGACGTGTCCTCGCTGCTCGAGCTTCGAGTAGATGAAGGGCTTGAAGAGCTCGAGGGCCATGCGCGAGGGCAGACCGCACTGATGGAGCCGCAGCTCCGGGCCCGCAACGATCACGGAACGACCGGAATAGTCGACCCGCTTGCCGAGAAGGTTCTGGCGGAAGCGCCCGGACTTGCCCTTCAGCATGTCGGAGAGCGACTTCAGCGGCCGCTTGCTCGGGCCCGTGATGACTCGCCCGCGTCGACCGTTGTCGAAGAGAGCGTCGACGGCCTCCTGCAGCATCCGCTTCTCGTTCCGGATGATGACCTCCGGCGCGTTCAGCTCCTTGAGCCGCTTGAGGCGGTTGTTGCGGTTGATCACCCGCCGATAGAGATCGTTCAGATCGCTGGTCGCAAAGCGTCCACCATCCAGCGGCACGAGAGGCCGGAGATCCGGAGGAATGACCGGAACCACCTCGAGGATCATGAACTGGGGGCTGTTGCCCGATTCGCGGAAGGCATCGAGCACCTTGAGGCGCTTGGCGAGCTTCTTGCGCTTGGCCTCGCTGGTGGCTTCCTTCATCTCGGCGCGAAGCACCTTGCAGAGATCTTCCACATCGAGGTTGCCGAGGTGCTCGCGCACAGCCTCGGCGCCGATGCCGTACTCGAAGGCATCCCGGCCGTACTGCTCCTTGGCCTCAGCGAGCTGCTCTTCATTCAGCAGCTCGCACTCCACCAGATCAGTGTCTCCGGGATCGATCACCATGTAGGCCTCGAAGTAGAGGACCTTCTCGAGATCACGCAGGGTGATCTCCATGATGTTTCCGATCCGCGAAGGCAGCGACTTCAGGAACCAGATGTGGGCAACGGGCGTGGCGAGGGGGATGTGGCCCATCCGCTCACGGCGCACCTTCGACTGGATGACCTCGACACCGCACTTCTCACAAACGACGCCCCGATGCTTCATGCGCTTGTACTTGCCGCAGTTGCACTCGTAGTCCTTGACCGGGCCGAAGATCTTCGCGCAGAAGAGACCATCCCTCTCCGGCTTGAACGTCCGGTAGTTGATCGT carries:
- the fusA gene encoding elongation factor G; this encodes MTRTTTPLERTRNLGIMAHIDAGKTTTTERILYYTGVNYKMGEVHDGAATMDWMEQEQERGITITSAATTCFWKDHRINIIDTPGHVDFTVEVERSLRVLDGAVAVFCGVGGVEPQSETVWRQADRYGVPRIAFVNKMDRVGADYTRVLEMIRERLGANPIAIQLPIGEADGFRGVVDLVREKALVWDGTELGATFHEEPIPEELQSDAADHREKVIEAAADVDDDLMARYLDGAEIPVESIVKALREATLSLRIVPVLCGSSFRNKGVQPLLDAAIDLLPSPLDVPPVEGSLPGKDKKVTRNADLTEPFSALAFKIANDKHVGHLTYIRVYSGRAKTGDQILNAATGKKERIGRLLQMHANKREEIPEVAAGDIAAVVGLKGVATGQTLCHPQNPILLETIDFPEPVISIAVEAKTQADMDKLATSLDRLAAEDPTFQVTTDEETGQTLIAGMGELHLDIITDRLVREFGVSANVGRPQVAYKETVTKSTIAESRYIKQTGGSGAFAVVKLELSPGESGSGFTFENAIKGGAIPKEFIKPVQAGCEEACTAGELAGFPVVDVKVKLLDGQAHDVDSSERSFKIAGSIATREALRTAGSVLLEPMMAVEVVTPEEHVGPVQGDLNSRRGQITGLEIQANAQVVRAEVPLAQMFGYVNTLRSMTQGRATYTMQFANYAEVPPAVAGGIVKIY
- the rpsG gene encoding 30S ribosomal protein S7; the protein is MPRRREVPKREVLPDPKYADQMVTRFMNIIMLDGKKSTAERILYGAFDEIEQKTRNDPLAMFRRALDNVRPRVEVKSRRVGGATYQVPIEVRPERATSLAMRWLVGSARSRGGKSMKDKLANELIDAANEQGEAVKRREDTHRMADANKAFSHYRW
- a CDS encoding 30S ribosomal protein S12, producing MPTVQQLIRKGRSRKPKLSKAPDLQACPQRRGVCIRVFTATPKKPNSALRKVARVRLTNGREINAYIPGVGHTLQEHSVVLVRGGRVRDLPGVRYHIVRGTLDSTGVADRNQSRSKYGAKRPK
- the rpoC gene encoding DNA-directed RNA polymerase subunit beta', which produces MRDLYNLFEKPKDPLAFNAIRISLAAPEQIREWSFGEVKKPETINYRTFKPERDGLFCAKIFGPVKDYECNCGKYKRMKHRGVVCEKCGVEVIQSKVRRERMGHIPLATPVAHIWFLKSLPSRIGNIMEITLRDLEKVLYFEAYMVIDPGDTDLVECELLNEEQLAEAKEQYGRDAFEYGIGAEAVREHLGNLDVEDLCKVLRAEMKEATSEAKRKKLAKRLKVLDAFRESGNSPQFMILEVVPVIPPDLRPLVPLDGGRFATSDLNDLYRRVINRNNRLKRLKELNAPEVIIRNEKRMLQEAVDALFDNGRRGRVITGPSKRPLKSLSDMLKGKSGRFRQNLLGKRVDYSGRSVIVAGPELRLHQCGLPSRMALELFKPFIYSKLEQRGHVTTIKAAKKMVERERDEVWDILAEVIQEHPVILNRAPTLHRLGMQAFEPVLIDGKAIQLHPLVCKAFNADFDGDQMAVHVPLSVEAQIEARVLMMSTNNILSPATGRPIIDPSQDIVLGCYYMTRERPGVLGEGLVFSSSDEVRVAYDAGELDIHAGIKVRLEGEVVETTTGRILLKEIVPDDIPYSIINQVMDKKALGELIDQAYRRLGNKATVLLADRLRTLGYTNATKAGISICVDDMTVPPDKERFIDDAEGEVREVESQYLDGLISDGERYNKVIDIWAEATEKIAGQLLENLGLDSVKDSEGEDVRVPSFNSIFMMADSGARGSAQQIRQLAGMRGLMAKPSGEIIETPITSNFREGLSVAQYFISTHGARKGLADTALKTANSGYLTRRLVDVAQDVIVRDEDCGTEHGIEMHPLVEGGDIIEGIGERILGRVTLNDVIDPVTGEVLVPASSELTEERVQTIEDAGIERVMIRSVLTCRVPRGVCVLCYGRDLSRGEMVNLGEAVGVIAAQSIGEPGTQLTMRTFHIGGAATRRAEQSHHESGSEGEARFSNLRTVRDRDGRLIAMNRNGEIGIFDVSGRERERYPVVYGAHLQIEDGQKVSAGTILCQWDPFANPILTEANGTVAFGDIVEGSTMQEQVDEFTGLSSKVITESKDPDMRPRISVKGADGETAYQALLPVGAYVSVSEGQELAAGDSVAMIPREKSKTKDITGGLPRVAELFEARKPKECAIVTEIDGLVSFGPDSRGKRRVIVTPEDGGEAREYLIPKGKHISVHEADRVLAGEPLMDGSPNPHDILRIEGDRELSKWMVDEVQEVYRLQGVKINDKHIEIIIRQMTRKLRVLDVGDTDFLVGEHVERRAFAAANERMEAEGKELAVAEALLLGITKASLSTESFISAASFQETTKVLTEAAIWGKTDNLHGLKENVIMGRLVPAGTGLSRYKNIGIQVEGQEEDEAEPLAVGGLVETSTADTVTLAPEAPVEGETAPSA